The sequence GCTTAAGAAAGGGATATCTAATCTACCTGCATACGGCTCATGCCCATACTCAGGGGTTTTAATGTGCGCCACGAGTTCAATAGTAACACAACCTAAAGTATTAGTAGTAGAGAAGCGGAGGCCCAGTGTCCATGCTAAAACTTAGGCGCACAAATTGGGCTTTTCCTATCAGGGTACATGGTAACTTACTTTAGTTTAAAAAGTATATCCAAAAATTATAAAAATAATATGGCAGAAATAAATAACAACGAAATATTTCCCACCTGGAACCTGTCCGAAGTGGAGGGAATTAAAACAAAAAGCAATTATCTGAGGGGTACCCTGAAAAAAAGCTTGGACGACATGGCTACAGGTGCACTAGCCGAAGATGACACACAACTGATAAAATTTCATGGAAGCTACCAGCAAACCGATAGGGATATGGAAGCGGAGCGAAAGCGCAAGAAGCTTGAGCCTTTGTATAGTTTTATGATTCGGACTCGTATCCCGGGAGGAGTGGCAAGTGCCGGTCAATGGGCAATATTAGATGAGCTGGCGACAACACATGCCAATAACACTTTAAAGCTTACCACACGTCAGGCATTTCAACTTCATGGTGTTATCAAACGAAAACTTAAAGAAACCATGCAGCAAATAAACGAATCGCTGTTGGATTCAATTGCAGCCTGTGGCGATGTAAATCGTAACGTGATGTGTACTACCAATGAGGCACTCTCTCCTTTGGTTCCGGCAGCCTACCAATTGGCAAAGGACATTAGTGCGCATCTGTTGCCAAAAACCAGTGCTTATCACGAGATATGGCTCGACAAAAAGCTCCTGGTAAGCGGTAAAGAAGATGAGGAACCTATTTACGGCAAAACGTATCTGCCTCGAAAATTCAAAATTGCAATTGCCATACCGCCTTATAACGATACGGATATTTTCTCCAATGATTTGGGTTTAATTGCGATAGGAGATAAAGATAAGCTCGAAGGATTTAATGTGGCTATTGGTGGTGGATTAGGAATGAGCTTTTCCGAGCCCGGAACCTATCCAAGATTAGGTGATGTAATTGGTTATGTGCCTTACGATAAGGCAATTGCAGTAATTGAAGAGGTGGTTAAGCTGCAAAGAGATTATGGCAACCGCGAAAATAGACGAAAAGCAAGGTTAA comes from Saccharicrinis carchari and encodes:
- a CDS encoding NADPH-dependent assimilatory sulfite reductase hemoprotein subunit, which encodes MAEINNNEIFPTWNLSEVEGIKTKSNYLRGTLKKSLDDMATGALAEDDTQLIKFHGSYQQTDRDMEAERKRKKLEPLYSFMIRTRIPGGVASAGQWAILDELATTHANNTLKLTTRQAFQLHGVIKRKLKETMQQINESLLDSIAACGDVNRNVMCTTNEALSPLVPAAYQLAKDISAHLLPKTSAYHEIWLDKKLLVSGKEDEEPIYGKTYLPRKFKIAIAIPPYNDTDIFSNDLGLIAIGDKDKLEGFNVAIGGGLGMSFSEPGTYPRLGDVIGYVPYDKAIAVIEEVVKLQRDYGNRENRRKARLKYTMDSIGPEKFKALLEKRLGYTLDKTRKFKFKSNGDFFGWKKAKSGKWFLGLYIEHGRVKDEPEYRLKTGLRKIADLNKCDFRLTGNQGLVLGAIKEEDKKEIAALLKEYNIWPKENISGARQHAIACVALNTCAMAFAEAERYLPSLMEKIELILAQCNLTHDDLLIRMTGCPNGCGRPFLGEIGLVGRSLGKYNMYLGAGFAGDRLNTLYKQTLGEQEILEELKVLLPRYAQERNDGERFGDFVVRAGIVKPEKEINFIVPFQ